The following coding sequences lie in one Rutidosis leptorrhynchoides isolate AG116_Rl617_1_P2 chromosome 6, CSIRO_AGI_Rlap_v1, whole genome shotgun sequence genomic window:
- the LOC139852679 gene encoding E3 ubiquitin-protein ligase ATL59-like, whose translation MFSKSMNLITTVIGFAMSTTFIVFVCARLVCGRFRRHESRQLFEIDSRVDLERQEHRVVGLEPAMVAAIPTMKYDRVAFGSMEDAQCTICLGEYQEKEVLRIMPKCGHSFHVSCIDMWLRKQSTCPVCRLSVIATNSPVISRDISMELPRQWLLPHPGQGSSQSQRRTDSVVEDVEAGTEAER comes from the exons ATGTTTAGTAAAAGTATGAATTTGATTACAACAGTTATAGGCTTTGCAATGAGTACCACTTTCATTGTATTCGTCTGTGCTAGACTCGTTTGTGGGCGGTTTCGGCGACACGAATCACGCCAATTGTTCGAGATTGACTCAAGGGTTGACCTTGAGAGG CAAGAGCATCGGGTCGTAGGTCTTGAACCAGCTATGGTTGCAGCCATTCCTACAATGAAGTACGACCGTGTAGCATTTGGTTCCATGGAGGATGCGCA GTGCACGATATGTTTAGGTGAGTACCAAGAGAAAGAGGTGCTTAGAATTATGCCGAAATGCGGGCATAGTTTTCATGTTTCTTGCATAGATATGTGGCTTAGAAAGCAGTCCACTTGCCCTGTGTGTCGTCTCTCGGTTATAGCCACAAACAGCCCTGTGATTTCAAGGGATATTTCGATGGAGTTGCCACGTCAGTGGCTCCTGCCGCACCCTGGTCAAGGTAGTAGTCAAAGTCAAAGGCGAACAGATTCAGTGGTGGAAGATGTAGAAGCAGGAACAGAAGCAGAAAGATAA
- the LOC139852935 gene encoding protein-ribulosamine 3-kinase, chloroplastic — translation MVAHLGVFPFSSSCHLFHSSHQISHRLHKPMAMATVSTDPIREWILSEGKATQITGISPVGGGCINLASRYNTDAGSFFVKTNRSIGPEMFEGEALGLTAMYDTKSIRVPRPFKVGAFPTGGSYIIMEYIEFGSSRGDQSILGRKLAEMHKAAKSEKGFGFHVDNTIGSTPQINTWTSDWIEFYGEHRLNFQLKLAQQQYGDSTIYQKGQRLVKNLGALFEDVTIEPCLLHGDLWSGNISSDKNGEPVILDPACYYGHNEAEFGMSWCAGFGGSFYNAYFEVMPKQPGFEKRRDLYLLYHYLNHYNLFGSGYRSSAMSIIDDYLRVLKA, via the exons ATGGTGGCACACTTGGGTGTCTTCCCTTTCTCTTCTTCTTGTCACCTCTTTCATTCTTCACACCAAATTTCTCACAGGCTGCATAAACCCATGGCCA TGGCAACAGTGAGTACGGATCCAATACGAGAATGGATTCTATCAGAAGGAAAAGCAACACAAATAACGGGTATTAGTCCAGTTGGTGGTGGTTGCATAAATCTTGCCAGCCGATACAATACCGATGCTGGTTCTTTCTTTGTTAAGACAAACAG GAGTATTGGACCAGAGATGTTTGAAGGAGAAGCTTTGGGATTAACTGCAATGTATGATACAAAATCGATTCGTGTTCCTCGCCCATTTAAG GTCGGTGCATTTCCAACAGGAGGTTCATACATCATTATGGAATATATAGAATTTGGTTCATCGAGAGGTGATCAG TCTATACTAGGGAGGAAGCTTGCTGAGATGCATAAAGCTGCAAAGTCCGAAAAAGGTTTTGGATTTCACGTCGACAATACGATTGGCAG CACGCCACAGATAAACACATGGACATCAGATTGGATCGAGTTTTATGGTGAGCATCGATTGAATTTTCAGCTCAAGTTAGCACAACAACAGTATGGCGATTCAACAATATACCAAAAAG GGCAACGATTAGTGAAAAATCTTGGAGCTTTGTTTGAAGACGTGACAATCGAGCCTTGTTTATTACATGGAGATTTATGGAGTGGGAATATCAGTTCTGACAAGAATGGGGAGCCCGTTATACTCGATCCAGCATGTTACT ATGGACACAATGAAGCAGAATTTGGAATGTCATGGTGTGCTGGATTTGGTGGGTCTTTCTACAATGCCTATTTTGAG GTGATGCCTAAGCAACCAGGATTTGAGAAAAGAAGAGATCTTTATTTGCTATATCATTACTTGAATCATTACAATCTTTTTGGTTCTGGTTACCGGTCGTCTGCTATGTCTATAATCGATGATTACCTTCGGGTGTTAAAAGCTTAG
- the LOC139852755 gene encoding uncharacterized protein: MGSCEEAKLQLLLDWLKLNGVELRGCNIKYSDVNKGFGVYSSDGATDGVSLVVPLNLAITPMRVLQDPILGPLCSAMFEEGELDDRFLIILFLTFESIRKNSLWKPYLDILPTTFGNPLWFSDDEFLELKGTTLFKATELQKKSLQSLYDDKVQVLVKKLLVLDGDLESEVCFNDFLWANSIFWTRALSIPLPRAAVFPQVQDEQQNHVNGEKHGVESNGDGINSSSVQEDTVWVEGLVPGIDFCNHDLKAAATWEVDGTGAATGVPLSMYLLSVEEAHHQIGDEISISYGNKGNEELLYLYGFVIDNNPDDYIMVHYPTEAIKDLPFTETKQQLLEAQKAEMRCLLSKSLLDRGLFSDKHEANNKNKEIEVSTYSWSGERKTPSYSKKNVFPEEFLACLRTIAMREDEIFTVSSLLQALVDSDKQRQPSDLEVRAAVWEACGDSGALQLLVDLLNTRIMDLEEGTGTEDSDTELLEKFACYKIPEDGKRPRMDVKVTTTTKTQSPWGSNGTNESPAKQEPSRNKLASIVYRRGQKQLTRQFLIQAEHTLQLALSEGN; this comes from the exons ATGGGAAGCTGTGAAGAAGCAAAACTTCAACTTCTTCTTGACTGGTTAAAG TTAAATGGAGTGGAATTGCGCGGTTGTAACATCAAATACAGTGATGTCAACAAAGGGTTTGGTGTATATTCATCTGATGGGGCTACTGATG GGGTTTCGCTGGTGGTCCCACTTAATTTAGCTATAACTCCAATGAGGGTATTACAAGATCCTATACTTGGACCTTTATGCTCCGCAATGTTTGAGGAAGGGGAACTAGACGATCGGTTTTTAATAATCTTGTTTCTTACTTTCGAGTCAATAAGGAAGAATTCTTTGTGGAAACC gtaccttgataTACTTCCAACTACTTTCGGCAATCCACtttggttctctgatgatgagtttTTGGAGCTAAAAGGGACCACCTTGTTTAAGGCGACTGAATTGCAG AAGAAAAGTTTGCAATCATTGTATGATGATAAAGTGCAAGTTTTGGTAAAGAAGCTTTTGGTCCTTGATGGCGACTTAGAAAG CGAAGTTTGTTTCAATGACTTTCTTTG GGCTAATTCGATATTTTGGACCCGTGCTTTGAGTATACCGCTTCCTCGTGCTGCTGTATTTCCCCAAGTTCAAGATGAGCAACAGAATCACGTTAATGGTGAAA AACACGGGGTTGAAAGCAACGGGGACGGGATAAATTCTTCTTCTGTACAAGAAGATACTGTTTGGGTCGAGGGTCTTGTCCCCGGCATCGATTTTTGCAACCACG ATTTAAAAGCTGCCGCAACGTGGGAAGTTGATGGAACGGGTGCAGCAACTGGTGTTCCTTTGTCCATGTATCTTCTTTCTG TTGAAGAAGCTCATCATCAAATTGGAGATGAGATATCAATTAGCTACGGTAACAAAGGAAACGAG GAACTTTTATATCTATATGGATTTGTCATTGATAATAATCCAGATGATTATATCatg GTTCACTATCCCACTGAAGCTATCAAAGATCTACCGTTTACGGAAaccaaacaacaacttttggaagcACAA AAAGCTGAAATGAGGTGCCTTTTATCTAAAAGTTTGCTTGACCGTGGGCTCTTTTCGGATAAACACGAAGCCAACAATAAAAACAAAGAGATCGAAGTTTCTACGTATAGTTGGAGTGGTGAACGCAAAACGCCATCTTACTCGAAGAAAAATGTTTTTCCCGAAGAATTTTTAGCTTGTTTGAGGACTATAGCGATGCGTGAAGACGAGATTTTTACAGTTTCATCGTTGCTTCAAGCG CTTGTTGATTCAGACAAGCAAAGACAACCGTCGGATTTAGAAGTTCGTGCAGCTGTATGGGAAGCTTGTGGGGATTCGGGTGCCCTACAATTGCTCGTTGATCTTCTTAATACTAG GATTATGGATCTCGAAGAGGGCACTGGAACAGAAGATTCTGATACTGAATTGCTTGAGAAGTTTGCTTGCTATAAAATACCCGAAGATGGCAAAAG GCCAAGAATGGATGTGAAggtcacaacaacaacaaaaacccaATCCccatgggggag CAATGGAACCAATGAATCACCTGCAAAGCAAGAACCGAGCCGAAACAAATTGGCAAGCATAGTGTACAGGCGAGGTCAAAAGCAACTCACCCGACAGTTCCTCATACAAGCGGAACACACTTTACAATTAGCTTTAAGTGAAGGCAACTAA